CGGCTATCAGGATGCGGAAATCGGCGGCTGGCTGCGCGATCGTCTGTCGCTACTGTACGCCTCCAGCCTGACGGCGCTGGAAGATATCGCACCGGCACCCGATGTGGTCTATCTCGATCCGATGTATCCGCACCGACAAAAAAGCGCGCTGGTGAAAAAAGAAATGCGGGTATTTCAGTCACTGGTCGGCGCTGATATGGATGCCGATGGCCTGCTGATGCCAGCGCGACGGCTGGCGAAGAAGCGTGTTGTGGTAAAACGTCCCGACTATGCACCGCCGCTGGCGGGCGTTGAGACACAATCGGCCGTCACCACCAAAAGCCACCGCTTTGATATCTATCCGCCGCTGGTATCTGATTAGCAACAGGCGTGACTTTTTTGATGACAGTAATCGCACGCTACTAAAGCGTTGTTGTTTACGCTTTTACTTATCAACGACGCAGAAGCCAACAGCACTGAAAGCCCGGACGGAAGAGTAAAGCGTTCCGCGCCATGGAAGGCGCGATAAATCGCCCCTTCCATATCTAACCCTGCGTCACAGATTACTCTTCATCCTCATCGCGCAACGGCACAATCAACATATCGATATGCACCGTATTAATCAGCTGACGCGCTGACGACATCAGCTTGCTCCAGAAATCCTGGTGGTGCCCGCAAACCACTAAATCCACATCGTACTTCTTAATCGCTTCCACCAGCACCTGTGCTAAATCGCCGCTGCCGCTCAACGTCTCGCTCACCGGATAACCGGCACCCTGCGACAGCTCCGTCAACGCATGATGCGTCTCCTCAGAAATCCGCTTCTGCATATCGCCAAGATTCACATCAATCAGGCCGGTATAAAGATCGGAATAATTTACATCGACATGAATCAGGGAAATCCTGGCATCATAAGGACGTGCCAGGGAAACCGCTTTTTCCACCAGCACTTTACTTTCCGGTGAAAGATCAACAGCAATCAAAATGTGTTTATAAGCCATGACGGTTCTCCTTCCATGTGTCACATAATGCCAGTATAGCGCCAGCAGTTAACAAATGTTCCTCCGGTACGCCCGCTTTGCGACTCGGATCATGATGTGTTTTACCTGCTTTTCAAAGGGAATGAAAATAGTGGCTGGAAAATTTTTCATTACATCTCCTAAACTGAATGATAACCATCATGCTCCGGTATGATGCCGCACTTCTCTTTGTCAGTTCATAAACAGTTCAGGCCGGTTCAATGGTACCAGGCGAGTTATTGTGGGACGTGTTCAGCGTTTACCCGCTGTGCCCGTTTCTGCGGTCTTAAGCCGGGAGGGGGAACATGATTAGCACCGTCGCGCTTTTCTGGGCTTTATGCGTCGTCTGTTTGGTAAACATGGCGCGCTACTTTTCTTCGCTGCGTGCGCTACTGGTAGTACTGCGCGGATGCGATCCTCTGCTTTATCAATACGTTGATGGCGGAGGATTCTTCACTGCGCGCGGTCAGCCTGGTAAACAGGTACGGCTGGTCAGATACATCTGGAAGCGCTATTACCTTGACCATCATGATGAGGAATTTATTCGGCGCTGCGAACGAGTACGTGGACAGTTCGTATTAACCAGCGCGCTGTGCGGCATGGTTATCATCAGCCTGATTGGGCTGGCGATATGGCACTAAGACGGCGAAGAAAGGGAAAATAAAACGGGCCGGTAAACCGGCCCGCTGAATTGCTAAATAAGCTGTAGCGCTACCCAGTAAAGGCAGCCAGAAAGCAGAATGGAAATCGGCAGCGTAAACACCCACGCCAGCGCGATACTCTTTATCGTGCGGCTCTGCACGCCTCCGCCATCCACCAGCATAGTACCGGCTACGGATGAAGAAAGAATATGGGTGGTGGAAACCGGCATCCCGGTATAGCTGGCAACGCCAATCGAAACCGCCGCAGTAACCTGAGCCGCCATACCCTGACCGTAGGTCATTCCTTTCTTACCGATCTTCTCACCGATGGTTGTTGCCACGCGACGCCAGCCCACCATCGTACCGAGTGATAACGCCAGCGCCACCGCCACGATAATCCAGACCGGCGCATACTCAACGGTATTCAGCAAATCGCTCTTCAGCTTGCCGAGGAAGCGTTTATCTTCTGCGCTGGTATTCGGCATCTTCGCCGCTTTTTCTGCCGTATCGGAAATGCATAGCAGCAGACGACGCAGATGGCCTCGCTCTTCCACGCTAAGCGCATCGTAGCCGGACAGATTATTCAGGATCTGCTGAGAACGATTAATCGCAATCAGCGCACGTGAACTGTCGCAATGGAACTCATGCGGTTCGCCTGGAGTCTCTTCCGGCGTCGGCAATGCAGGCGGCACCATCTGGATAATATGTTGCAGCGTATCGCCGTGCTGCTGGTAGTACTGCTCCAGATGGTTTACCGCATCGCGGGTACGGGTGATGTCGTAGCCAGAGGCATTCATATTGATAACGAAGCCCGCAGGTGCCACGCCGATCAGCACCAGCATAATCAGGCCGATGCCTTTCTGTCCGTCATTTGCACCGTGCGAATAGCTGACGCCAATCGCGGAAACGATCAGCGCGATACGCGTCCAGAACGGCGGCTTTTTCTTGCCGTCTTCTTTTTCACGATCCGCTGGCGTCATATGAATACGACGGCGTTTCTTGGTGCCACTCCAGTAACGGCGCAGCAGGAAGATCAATCCGCCCGCCACTACCAAACCGATAATCGGTGACAGAATCAGCGAGGCGAAAATATCGATCATTTTCGGGATGTTGAGCGCGTCGACTACCGACGTACCGGTAACCAGGGCATTGGTCAGACCGATACCGATAATGGCACCAATCAACGTATGGGAGCTGGACGCAGGCAAACCAAAATACCAGGTGCCCAGGTTCCAGATAATTGCGGCGAGCAGCATGGAGAAGACCATAGCCAGCCCGTGCGCTGAACCGACATTCAGCAGCAGGTCAGTTGGGAGCAGATGAACAATGGCATAAGCAACGCTCAGGCCACCTAACAACACCCCAAAGAAGTTAAAGACACCAGCCATGACGACGGCCAGCTGCGCACGCATCGCACGCGTATAGATTACCGTGGCAACTGCGTTTGCCGTATCGTGAAAACCATTAATGGCTTCATAAAACAGCACAAACAGCAGAGCAAGAACTAATAACAGGCCGGTATGAAAATCGAGACCAGCAAATAGATGTAGCATAAGCGTTACGCCATTTTCGGGGACATGAACGCGGCGCATTATCCGCGACAAACCGCGCCTGGGGAAAGCAAAATATAGACTTTTTTTGCCATAAAAGTGTAAAACGAACGGCATCAGGCAGGAAAAAGTCCAATAAATCCATTAGTTACATTATGTTTCTGACAGAAAAGTCTTGTTACGCTGGTCTGTCCTCCAGCAAGCGATTACAATCGCGCTTTTGCCGTGTGGCGGGAGTGAGCAGTGGAAAAGTATGACGTTATCATTATCGGTGCGGGTGCCGCAGGGCTGTTCTGTGCAGCGCAGGCCGGGCAACGTGGCCGCCGCGTACTGCTGCTTGATAACGGCAAAAAACCGGGCCGTAAGATCCTGATGTCCGGCGGGGGGCGCTGTAATTTCACTAACCTCTATACTGAACCGGGCGCTTATCTGTCGCACAATCCCCATTTCTGTAAATCGGCGCTGGCGCGCTATACGCAGTGGGATTTTATCGCTCTGGTCAATCAGCACGGTATCGCTTACCACGAAAAAACGCTGGGGCAGCTGTTTTGCGACGATTCGGCGCAGCAGATTGTCGATCTGCTGCTGGCGGAGTGCGAAAAAGGCCAGGTTACGCTGCGGCTGCGTAGCGAAGTAATCGCGGTGAGTCGTGATGAAAGCGGCTATCGGGTACAGCTTAACGGCGTAGAGGTGCAGGCTGAAAAACTGGTGGTTGCCAGCGGCGGTCTGTCAATGCCGGGCCTGGGCGCATCCCCTTTTGGCTATCGTCTGGCGGAGCAGTTCGGCCTGCGGGTTTATCCTACGCGTGCGGCGCTGGTGCCTTTCACGCTGCATAAGCCGCTGCTGGAACAGTTACAAACCTTATCGGGAGTGTCGCTACCGACAGTAATTGAAGCGGCTGATGGCACCCGTTTTAAAGAAGCGATGCTGTTTACCCATCGCGGCCTCTCCGGGCCGTCGGTGTTGCAGATCTCCAGCTACTGGCAGCCGGGCGAGTTTATCACCGTCAATCTGTCGCCGGAGCAGGATCTGAACACCTTTATAGATGAGGAACGTCAGGCACGTCCGAACCAGAGCCTGAAAAATACCCTGGCAAAACCGCTGCCGAAACGACTGGTAGAGGTTTTGCAGGCGCTGGGTATCGTACCGGAGGTCACGCTAAAGCAGCTAAACGGCAAACAGCAGCGCGAGCTGGCGGAGACGCTGCATCACTGGCGTATCCAGCCTAACGGTACTGAAGGCTATCGCACCGCTGAAGTGACGCTGGGTGGCGTTGATACTACGCAGCTCTCTTCAAAAACGATGGAGGCGCGCGAGGTGCCGGGGCTCTATTTTATTGGGGAAGTGGTCGATGTCACCGGCTGGCTGGGCGGTTACAATTTCCAGTGGGCATGGAGTTCCGCCTGGGCCTGTGCGCAGGCACTGTAAAGAGTATGGGTTGCTGCCAACCGCAACACTTACCGCAGCGACGTGGCATAAAAAACAGGCCCCGCCAGGCGCAATAGTGGCGGAGCCTGAAAAAATCTTTTTATCCGCTAACCTGTTGAATGGTTCCCGACACAGGTATATCCAATGCCAGCGCCAGGGGGACGTCGCACAGTCAGTTATTAACGCATAAAAGATAAGGTGCGCTGCCATTCATAAAAAGATATCTTCCTTTACCGTTGCGATGAATTTGATATACCGCAGGCCGCCGTTCATGGGTGTAAAAATTATCCAGCAGGCGAGGGATGGTACTCTCATCAATCTCATCAAACGCGGAAGGAATAATCATTTTCGAATTTAACAGGTAGTTTTTATTATCAACGGTAAAGTCAAAAATGATTTTCCTGCTAATGATTTTGTGATAACCATCTTCATTAATAAATTCGCCATCCAGGGAGACCATACCGGTGTCTCCATTAAAGATAAAGCGCATCAGCATATTCGATCTGACATTGTTGTTATGGACATGATGCTGCGCCAGACAGGAAAAATAACGTTCATTTCGATAAGAAGAAAAAACGTAAAATAGTGAGCAAGCTGTTATCAGTAGCACAATTAACGCACAAATCTTATATTTCACTGACTCTCTCTTAGCGACCATGACGCACAGGCAAAATCATTGCTGCCCAGTGGCTTACGACAGGTAAATAACGAGATTTTTTCGAACAACACATTATGAATAATATAAACGTAAGGATAACGTTTACAGTTAACACGCTTATTGATCAAATCGATAATATGTTGTTCCGGCATGCGGTTATTTTTATGCAGATATAGATTGCAGTCTCCACTGCCCTGAATCCGGTAATAGCTTGCCGCCAGCGTATGAAAGTTGTTATTGACCGGCAAAACCAGCGCAACCAGAGTAAAAATCAGACAGATAACAATAATAATGACGATGGCCTTCAACGGTATCGATCTTAGCGACCATAAGCGAATAGGCGTATCGGCGCTAATAACAGAAGAGATACGATTCTCTTCCTCTGCTACGACGCTAAGCGATGAGACAGTTTCTGCTGTTACCAGTGTGACAGGAATGTTGTGTTCGAAGCGAAAGCCCTGGCGGGGAACGGTGATAAGCCAAAGCTGAGCGTCGGGATAGAGCCGTTTTAGCGCCCTGCGAATAATAGATATATTTTGATATAGGGTATTGGGCGCAACGTTTTGGCTATTTTCTCCCCATGCGTAATCATAAAGCTCTTTCTGCGAAACCAGACCATCCGTCTTTAGCAGTAATTCAAGGCATTTTGTCGCTGGCTGAGTAAGAATAATTTCCTTTTCTTCCTCGGCGACGCTGACCAGTTTGTTAACCTCAGGATAAAAGTAAATGGCGTTGTTAATCAAATAGAGCGGTTGCATGGCTACATCCCATTAGCTTAATCACCTTCATATCTCTTAATTATTAAAACATTATCACGCTTTTGGCAGGAATTGCATGTCATTTAACCTATATCTGCTACCTACAATGCGGCTATAAGAAAGCATTTTTCATATTATTTCACGCAACGGCTGGTAACGTAATTTTTAAGGACAGAAAAGGGTACGTAAAAGACGTTATATTGGAATTAATAAAAATTTTTTTTGCCAGCGCTTTTACTCAATGAGCGGTTGATTATTAGCCCACAAAGTATTTTATCTGTTTAGATAAGAGAAGGTATCACATTGCACTGTGTAAACAATAACCCTGAAACGTTAAAATTTCTGTAATGCGGCGCTGGACAAAAAAATGACTCTTACAGCGTAGCTGAAGGAAAACTTAATGTTATTTGTTCGATTAATGCGCATATAAGAACTTTTTGTATGTTTTTCAATGGGGTAGTTTATAGGAAGGTTCACTATAATTAAATCTTAAACGCAGTTAAGAATCTTATTTAAGCTAATTTTCGTTGTCGGTATCTTCGATTTGATTAATATCGATAGTGTTACGAAGGTTAAATACAATTACTCGGCCAAAGCGGTG
The sequence above is a segment of the Mixta intestinalis genome. Coding sequences within it:
- the uspA gene encoding universal stress protein UspA; its protein translation is MAYKHILIAVDLSPESKVLVEKAVSLARPYDARISLIHVDVNYSDLYTGLIDVNLGDMQKRISEETHHALTELSQGAGYPVSETLSGSGDLAQVLVEAIKKYDVDLVVCGHHQDFWSKLMSSARQLINTVHIDMLIVPLRDEDEE
- the uspB gene encoding universal stress protein UspB, yielding MISTVALFWALCVVCLVNMARYFSSLRALLVVLRGCDPLLYQYVDGGGFFTARGQPGKQVRLVRYIWKRYYLDHHDEEFIRRCERVRGQFVLTSALCGMVIISLIGLAIWH
- the pitA gene encoding inorganic phosphate transporter PitA, with the translated sequence MLHLFAGLDFHTGLLLVLALLFVLFYEAINGFHDTANAVATVIYTRAMRAQLAVVMAGVFNFFGVLLGGLSVAYAIVHLLPTDLLLNVGSAHGLAMVFSMLLAAIIWNLGTWYFGLPASSSHTLIGAIIGIGLTNALVTGTSVVDALNIPKMIDIFASLILSPIIGLVVAGGLIFLLRRYWSGTKKRRRIHMTPADREKEDGKKKPPFWTRIALIVSAIGVSYSHGANDGQKGIGLIMLVLIGVAPAGFVINMNASGYDITRTRDAVNHLEQYYQQHGDTLQHIIQMVPPALPTPEETPGEPHEFHCDSSRALIAINRSQQILNNLSGYDALSVEERGHLRRLLLCISDTAEKAAKMPNTSAEDKRFLGKLKSDLLNTVEYAPVWIIVAVALALSLGTMVGWRRVATTIGEKIGKKGMTYGQGMAAQVTAAVSIGVASYTGMPVSTTHILSSSVAGTMLVDGGGVQSRTIKSIALAWVFTLPISILLSGCLYWVALQLI
- a CDS encoding NAD(P)/FAD-dependent oxidoreductase; the protein is MEKYDVIIIGAGAAGLFCAAQAGQRGRRVLLLDNGKKPGRKILMSGGGRCNFTNLYTEPGAYLSHNPHFCKSALARYTQWDFIALVNQHGIAYHEKTLGQLFCDDSAQQIVDLLLAECEKGQVTLRLRSEVIAVSRDESGYRVQLNGVEVQAEKLVVASGGLSMPGLGASPFGYRLAEQFGLRVYPTRAALVPFTLHKPLLEQLQTLSGVSLPTVIEAADGTRFKEAMLFTHRGLSGPSVLQISSYWQPGEFITVNLSPEQDLNTFIDEERQARPNQSLKNTLAKPLPKRLVEVLQALGIVPEVTLKQLNGKQQRELAETLHHWRIQPNGTEGYRTAEVTLGGVDTTQLSSKTMEAREVPGLYFIGEVVDVTGWLGGYNFQWAWSSAWACAQAL
- a CDS encoding winged helix-turn-helix domain-containing protein, whose product is MQPLYLINNAIYFYPEVNKLVSVAEEEKEIILTQPATKCLELLLKTDGLVSQKELYDYAWGENSQNVAPNTLYQNISIIRRALKRLYPDAQLWLITVPRQGFRFEHNIPVTLVTAETVSSLSVVAEEENRISSVISADTPIRLWSLRSIPLKAIVIIIVICLIFTLVALVLPVNNNFHTLAASYYRIQGSGDCNLYLHKNNRMPEQHIIDLINKRVNCKRYPYVYIIHNVLFEKISLFTCRKPLGSNDFACASWSLRESQ